One part of the Nostoc sp. PCC 7120 = FACHB-418 genome encodes these proteins:
- a CDS encoding ATP-binding protein, with amino-acid sequence MSAINLKKIFSKKELPLLLQNLVEQIKVAIDVELVDGTKLLSIGEQTSQYRHSIEVSGEIIGWVVGEEQSSIVASLLSFLAKQEAEKKELAKELLERYQEIDLFEDISTQLTRSLDTRQIAQLVLEELSQLMESSAGIILLLSPDKTAFETIGEFGKFFQQNQPQPGKGIIGSIVQSGRAELINNLPADPRIDEQKNVNALICVPLRAKDRILGAIAIGTTKTEAYKAEHLKLVSIFASQTAIAIEKALLYEQSTQATAQAKAQTEKLQQALHELQLAQTKLIQSEKMSSLGQLMAGVAHEINNPVNFICGNLRYVAEYAKDLLHLLHEYQKFLPVAPSEMELDLDNIDLEFIRDDLPKLLDSMKVGTDRIVEIVKSLKNFSRHDEAEMKTVNIQDGIDGTLMILRHRLKAGPNYLEIEVVKDYAQLPVIECYPGQLNQVFMNILANAIDALEESRVSCQLPLVNSKTTHNAQTTTNNPQITIRTEALDDQWVVIRIADNGSGINEDIMGRIYDPFFTTKEVGKGTGLGMAISHQIIVERHHGILKCRSQPGQGTEFWIQIPVNCSAMEIAKEQNRLIVDLKTATLPTPTSELSPTADADGFIPSTTPTFQPTELLLRHTQLIRQLSEQNPGVDTASSEQIYQIFQRNPISLKLYATLLSWFCCSNPTPINHQGNHNHV; translated from the coding sequence ATGTCCGCGATTAACCTCAAAAAGATTTTTAGCAAAAAAGAGTTACCTTTACTTCTGCAAAACTTAGTTGAGCAAATCAAGGTAGCGATTGATGTGGAGCTAGTAGACGGTACAAAACTGTTGAGTATTGGGGAACAAACTTCACAATACCGACATTCAATTGAGGTGTCGGGAGAAATCATCGGTTGGGTTGTTGGTGAAGAACAGTCCAGCATAGTAGCTAGTTTGCTGTCCTTTTTGGCAAAACAGGAAGCAGAGAAGAAGGAACTGGCTAAAGAATTGTTGGAGCGATACCAAGAAATTGATTTGTTTGAGGATATATCCACTCAACTAACTAGAAGTTTGGATACTCGACAGATTGCTCAACTGGTTCTCGAAGAATTGAGTCAACTGATGGAATCGTCTGCGGGGATAATTCTACTCCTCAGCCCAGATAAAACTGCTTTTGAAACTATTGGAGAATTTGGTAAGTTTTTTCAGCAAAATCAACCACAACCAGGCAAGGGAATTATTGGCAGCATTGTACAATCTGGTCGAGCAGAGCTAATCAATAACTTACCAGCCGATCCGCGAATAGATGAGCAAAAGAACGTCAACGCACTGATTTGCGTACCCTTGCGGGCAAAAGATCGGATATTGGGAGCGATCGCCATTGGTACGACCAAAACCGAAGCCTATAAAGCTGAACACCTCAAGCTTGTGAGTATTTTTGCCTCACAAACTGCGATCGCCATTGAAAAAGCCTTGCTTTATGAACAAAGCACTCAAGCCACCGCCCAAGCAAAAGCTCAAACAGAAAAACTTCAGCAAGCTCTCCATGAATTGCAATTAGCACAAACGAAGTTAATCCAAAGCGAAAAAATGTCGAGTTTGGGGCAACTTATGGCCGGAGTTGCCCACGAAATCAACAATCCAGTTAACTTCATCTGTGGGAATTTGAGGTACGTTGCCGAATACGCTAAGGATCTACTACACCTGCTGCATGAGTATCAGAAATTCTTACCTGTGGCTCCGTCAGAGATGGAATTAGATTTAGACAATATTGATCTGGAATTTATCAGAGATGATTTGCCCAAATTGCTGGATTCAATGAAAGTTGGCACAGATCGCATTGTAGAAATTGTCAAATCCCTGAAAAATTTCTCCCGCCATGACGAAGCCGAAATGAAGACCGTTAACATTCAAGATGGTATCGACGGGACGCTAATGATTCTCCGTCATCGTCTGAAAGCTGGCCCTAATTATTTAGAAATTGAAGTTGTTAAAGACTATGCCCAACTTCCTGTAATTGAGTGCTACCCAGGACAGTTGAATCAGGTATTTATGAACATCTTGGCCAATGCCATTGATGCTTTAGAAGAGTCAAGAGTCAGTTGTCAGTTGCCATTGGTTAATAGCAAAACCACTCACAACGCACAAACGACCACTAACAATCCTCAAATCACCATTCGCACCGAAGCCCTAGATGATCAATGGGTGGTGATTCGCATTGCCGACAATGGCTCAGGTATCAATGAAGATATCATGGGACGCATTTATGATCCCTTCTTCACCACGAAAGAAGTTGGTAAAGGAACTGGGTTAGGCATGGCCATCAGCCACCAAATTATTGTAGAGAGACATCATGGAATTCTCAAATGTCGTTCTCAACCAGGTCAAGGTACAGAATTTTGGATTCAAATCCCAGTCAATTGTTCAGCAATGGAAATTGCTAAAGAGCAAAATCGCCTGATTGTTGACCTGAAGACTGCAACCCTACCAACCCCTACAAGCGAATTATCCCCAACTGCTGATGCAGATGGTTTCATTCCCTCCACAACTCCCACCTTCCAACCAACAGAATTGCTGCTCCGCCATACTCAACTGATCCGTCAACTTTCCGAACAGAACCCAGGCGTTGATACTGCATCCTCTGAGCAAATTTACCAAATTTTTCAACGTAATCCAATTTCGTTAAAACTTTACGCCACCTTGTTGTCCTGGTTCTGTTGTTCTAACCCTACACCAATCAATCACCAAGGAAACCACAACCATGTCTAG
- the namA gene encoding NADPH dehydrogenase NamA, translated as MTHLFEPLRIREVTFRNRIALSPMCQYSSTNGFANDWHLVHLGSRAVGGAGLVMTEAAAVEARGRISPQDLGIWSDAHIEALARTVGLIHNFGAVAAIQLAHAGRKASTSKPSKGGKFLDESHEGWRPVVSSSAIAFSKESPVPEALSIEGIQQVIQAFVQATKRSLQAGFKVIEIHAAHGYLLHQFLSPLVNQRQDDYGGSFENRTRLLREVVEAVREVWPESYPLFVRLSATDWVDKGWDIEQSIAISDKLKSLGVDLIDCSSGGVIPGINIPVKPGYQSQFAERIRKEAHIPTGAVGLITSPEQADQIIRSGVADIVLLGRELLRNPYWPHLAAKELGHEKHWPVQYDRAWL; from the coding sequence ATGACTCATCTATTTGAACCACTAAGAATTCGTGAAGTTACTTTTCGTAACCGCATTGCCTTATCGCCGATGTGTCAATATTCCAGTACCAATGGCTTTGCTAATGACTGGCACTTGGTTCATTTAGGTTCTCGTGCAGTTGGTGGAGCGGGTTTGGTAATGACCGAGGCGGCGGCTGTGGAAGCTCGCGGACGAATTAGCCCCCAAGATTTGGGAATTTGGTCTGATGCACATATAGAAGCTTTGGCGAGAACCGTCGGCTTAATTCATAACTTTGGTGCAGTTGCGGCTATTCAACTAGCCCATGCAGGGAGAAAAGCCAGCACCTCTAAACCCAGCAAAGGGGGGAAATTTTTAGATGAGTCTCATGAAGGTTGGCGACCTGTAGTTTCCAGTAGTGCGATCGCTTTTAGTAAAGAAAGCCCAGTACCTGAAGCCTTAAGTATTGAAGGTATCCAGCAAGTTATTCAAGCTTTTGTTCAAGCCACCAAACGTTCTCTGCAAGCTGGATTCAAAGTTATAGAAATTCATGCAGCCCACGGCTATTTATTACACCAATTTCTTTCTCCCCTAGTTAACCAACGCCAAGATGATTACGGTGGTAGCTTTGAAAACCGTACCCGTCTATTACGAGAAGTAGTTGAGGCAGTGCGAGAGGTATGGCCGGAATCATACCCTTTATTTGTACGCCTCTCTGCTACGGATTGGGTGGATAAAGGATGGGATATTGAACAAAGTATTGCCATTAGTGACAAACTAAAATCTCTAGGCGTAGACTTAATAGATTGTTCTTCCGGTGGGGTTATACCAGGTATTAATATACCGGTGAAACCTGGATATCAATCTCAGTTTGCCGAACGTATCCGTAAAGAAGCCCATATTCCTACAGGGGCAGTAGGTTTAATTACATCCCCAGAACAAGCCGACCAAATTATTCGATCTGGTGTCGCCGATATAGTCCTATTAGGACGTGAACTCCTTCGCAATCCCTACTGGCCTCACCTAGCAGCTAAAGAACTAGGACACGAGAAACACTGGCCAGTTCAATATGACCGAGCTTGGTTGTAA
- a CDS encoding DUF2808 domain-containing protein, giving the protein MITITFNFPIPPGQIVTIGLRTNRNPFYDGVYLFDVIAFHSGKQTAGQCLGVGRLRFYTETTTES; this is encoded by the coding sequence ATTATAACCATCACCTTTAATTTTCCTATACCACCTGGGCAAATCGTGACAATTGGTCTGCGGACTAATCGCAATCCTTTCTATGATGGGGTATATTTATTTGATGTAATAGCTTTTCATTCTGGAAAGCAAACTGCCGGGCAGTGTCTCGGCGTTGGTCGGTTACGGTTTTATACAGAAACGACCACAGAAAGTTAA